Genomic window (Megamonas funiformis):
GTGAGCTTTGGCAACTATTTTTCTATCTTCTTCATAAGCTTGCCTTTTTTGCTCATCAAATAAATGGTTGTACCAATTAGCATCAAAATTTAATAAAACGCCATCTTTTTTCAAGACGCGATACCATTCACTATAAGCTTGTTGCGGATTTTCTAAATTCCATGTCAGATTGCGTGTAACGATGACGTCAAATTTTTTATCAGGAAAGTTTAAATTCTGAGCGTCCATCTGTTGAAAGTCGATTTGTTCACTGAGTTTACCTGCATTTTGTTTAGCTTCTAAAAGCATTTGTTCAGTGTAATCAATGGCTGTGATATCAAAACCTAATTGAGCTAAAATAATAGCAAAAAAGCCTGGGCCAGTGCCAATATCTAAGATTTTTATATTTTTATTGGCTTTAAAGGGAATGTATTGTAATAAAGTTTGTTGCCATTTATGTTTTTGTTCACTATGTAATTCGCCTTGATTGACTTGAGAATATCCTTCGGCACGATTTGTCCAATAAGTTTGTATTTCTTGTAATAATTTTGTCATAATTATCCTCACCATTGTATGATTATGTAAATTAGTATAAAACGATAAATATTTAGCCACAAGCTCTACTAGGGGATATAAATAAGCGAAAAATGAAAAAAGCTATAAAGAAGATTATTCCTTGAAAATACAGGGCTAGGAAAGATTTTCTTTATAGCTTAGATTTATTTTTTTAGATGTAATATGGGGAAGGGGCGGTTATCACTATCTAAAGGTGAACGTTTAAAAATAGTAAAACCTTGTCGCAAATAAAATTTTAGAGCTTTAGGATTTTGTTCATTTACATCAACATATTTAATTTGATAATCTTGTATGGCTGTGGAAATCATTTTATAGCCGATACCCTGTTGAAAAGAATCAGGACTTAAAAATAACATCTCTAATTTATCGTCAGCAATTCCAGCAAAACCGATAGGCTCATCATCATCTGTAAATGATACGAGTAAAATCGGAATTTGTTTTAATCCTATGACTACTTGAGGTAAAATATCTTTTATATCTTGAGGAGAAAGAAATAAATGTGTAGCTTCAACTGATTTTTGCCAAATAATTGTCAATTTATGTATGAGTGTTTCATTTCGCAAAGAATACTCTATTTCCTTTAGATACATAATGAAACTCCTTTCGCTAAAGTGATAAATATATTTTAAT
Coding sequences:
- a CDS encoding class I SAM-dependent methyltransferase yields the protein MTKLLQEIQTYWTNRAEGYSQVNQGELHSEQKHKWQQTLLQYIPFKANKNIKILDIGTGPGFFAIILAQLGFDITAIDYTEQMLLEAKQNAGKLSEQIDFQQMDAQNLNFPDKKFDVIVTRNLTWNLENPQQAYSEWYRVLKKDGVLLNFDANWYNHLFDEQKRQAYEEDRKIVAKAHIDDHYTCTDIDAMENIARQVPLSGINRPDWDREILTKIGFTTINIIPDIWQQVWSDEEKLNYASTPMFLIKAIK
- a CDS encoding GNAT family N-acetyltransferase; this encodes MYLKEIEYSLRNETLIHKLTIIWQKSVEATHLFLSPQDIKDILPQVVIGLKQIPILLVSFTDDDEPIGFAGIADDKLEMLFLSPDSFQQGIGYKMISTAIQDYQIKYVDVNEQNPKALKFYLRQGFTIFKRSPLDSDNRPFPILHLKK